Genomic window (Drosophila ananassae strain 14024-0371.13 chromosome 3L, ASM1763931v2, whole genome shotgun sequence):
TGGCGGCGCGTaaaattttatgcaaatttaattTACCTCAGGGCAATCATTTTTATGGGCAAATGCCCAAGAGCTACGCCCACCACAGACCCTCCTACCCTAAAACGAGGTTGACAGTCATAAGCGGGGTCTATGTTTGCGGCCTGTGGGGGAAACAATGCTAATGAAAAACCTTTTGGGGTTTTCGGGTTGACATCGAGACAATTTcgttaaaattttattggaaccaaaaaattaaaattttcattacaaaaattttacagGGGCAACACAGGAAAAATATTGCTTCGAAATTTCGTTTAAAGGTTCTGACGTAGATTGATAAAGAATCGATATAAAAACCACTTAAGGTACTCGTCCCAATGGATGAAAAATTTTGTCCGCAGGTAATCTTGGAGTCTCCATGCTCtgtccacattttgaaggggatcgcccatgaaatttaaaaaaaaaatccaaaaaaatgtcgttttcagattttgatgcagaatggtggagaattgatccacaaatcgtttaaggtactccgcacTAAGATCCGAacaatattggccaagatataacCTTCGCAGTGGGTCATCTTGGGGTCTCTGTGCTCTGTCCACATTTCCCCatgaaatttgaaaaaaaatctaaaaaaatgtctttctcagattttgatgcaaaatgGTAAAGAATGGatttacaaatcgtttaaggtattccgcagTAGGATCCGTTagaaattgaccaagatatagccttcgcagtgaGTCATCATAGGGTCTTTATGCTCtgtccacattttgaaggggatcccacacgaaatttgaaaaaaaatctaaaaaaaatgttctcagattttgatgcagaatggtaaAGAATCGTTtcacaaatcatttaagatattccgctcaaggatcggatgccAATTAGCAGAGATATGGACATCCTACTAGCTTTTTATAGATTTCCAGGAATTTGGAAGGTCATAAATTTTGTTCAccggttttgatgcagattgatggggggCTTCATCATAAAACTAGAGATTACAACTTTTTAACTGTAGTGCTTTGAGGAAATGTTTTTGCATATTTCCCATTAATGCCCATTAAGCCTTTAAGACTTTAAGGTTCTATATAGCAGCTTTGAATATAATCAGATGTATTATTAGACTTGagcataaaaattttaattgaaattgaaagaGCTTAATTTAATTTGCTGTGACATGTAAAATAGTGTTAAAATGACAAGTCGctgaaattaaatatttaaaccaATGCCACACATGCGTTAAATATAATGTGACTTTTGCAATCCAAACAAGTTAAACACAACGGCCGGCTAgttgaaaatgtttatttacaCATTAAATTAAACACAAAATCCTCATGTTTTCAAAAGCAGACATCCAAAATGTTGAAGcgaaaaaaatgcaataaattgtgagaaatcaatgaaaacaaataacaaaacTCAAAATGTGTGCCACAAATACCGAAACGCAATTGAACTGTGAGCTAATCCTGAAATTTATCCGCCAAAAATACGCGCATATCGAAACAGAAACGGAAACTGAATAAACACAGAAATATATCACGTTGTAGTATTAGACCCAATGCCAATATGAAAAGAGTTTGCCACAGCAAATGGTTTGTGCAAATTTGTGTGCTACTGGTATTAGTAGTACTGCCCGAATGGCACAGGCTGCGGGCCGAGAGCCAGGTAATTGGCGATATACCTCCGGACGAGGAGGAGGGAGTGGACGAGAACCCATTCTCCTACTCCCACTCGCTGCCACACCATCAACACAATCGCAATCACAGGAGCAATCACAATCAGGAAGAGCACCTCCATCACCGTCAGCATCATCACCGCAGAAAGCACATCCGGAGGCACAGGCAAAGCCATTACGAGATCCTGCATttggaggagcagcagcagcagcttggCAAGCACTGGCGCCAGTGGGTAAGCCACCTGCCGTCCCCGGATTATGTGAACGATGGGACCATGTCCCACGATACCAAGCATCAATCTCAGTCAAACAGTCTCAGTCCGCAGCGGGTGCCGGAGTCGCAGATCTATGGCCAGTTTGATTTGGAGGACTACCAGCGGTATGCCAACATTGACCTGGCCGCCCCTCGCTCCGGTCGACATCGGGGTCGCCATCTGCCGCTTAACAACAATATCCTGCAGTCGGGAGCTGCTTTGCCCACTGGCAAGTACCTTAGATCCTTGCCGGACTCCCTCAGCTTTCCACATGACCGCCTGTATGCCACCCAGCCGCAACGGCACTGGCCCGTGAAGCGGGAGGCTATCGTCGAGGGGGACGTGATCCTGGGCGGTTTGATGATGGTCCATTCCCGCGAGGACAGCATCACCTGTGGCCCGATAATGCCCCAGGGTGGTATACAGGCTTTGGAGGCCATGCTCTTTACCATCGATAGAATAAACAGAGAGCAACTGTTGCCTAATATCACGTTGGGTGCCCATATCCTGGATGATTGCGACAAAGACTCTTATGGGCTAGAAATGGCAGTGGATTTTATCAAAGGTAAGGTATTTTTACGaaaaaaggatatttaaaGTATTACACAAAATCGATTATAAAAGTAAATAATTGTAATTATATaaccaaacaaaataaaagctTTTTTCCTCAAACATAATTTGAGCATACCTCGGGCAGACTATTGCTTTTTATTTCTTGTTTATTAACATCGAAACATTGGATTCAAGCAAATTGCACCAAATTAAACCATGAATTTGTAAGTAAAATAGGTTTTATTCATTTACCCATGCATTCCCcgccctttttttttgtagtccTGCTCAAGCTAAAAATACCATACACCACAGTCCAATAAGCAATTTAATAGTCCATTTAATATAAAGCAAAAAACTGGCAACGCAAATTTTCAATGTTTGCgcatttattcaaatttttctggtTTGATGAATGGCTTCACTTATTTATTGCAGTTCGAAAAAGTTATgagtgtgttttttgttttaaattaattcaaaGCCCAGAGCGTAACTcgaattgttttgttttcataGCAGGGAGTGCGGTTTTTGCACTCTAcaaattgcgtatacgccacgtACCCCGTCGGTAGCATTCctgtatttttataaaattttgctCACCTCTGGGAGTTGGAACTTATTTTTATGTTATAGGTTGCATGCGTTGTTTCAGTTTCAATTGCAGTTACTGTAATTGTGGTGGAACAGAGtcatacaaataaaaataagctcAACACAGTTTCATAAATGTAATCAATCATCCAAGCATACTAACCAAGCAGACTTTCTTGGCTTGGGGTCATGCcaatgattttattaataaactaaattaataaataaattatgggATTACGCTGGGGGAAAGTGGCAAAGCTCTCCCGCCAAAGGAATATGCATAATTCCCCTAAGACAAAGCGAGACGAGGCTTATTGAGATTGCCATGGGAAGGGGGAAGATCAAGGACAAGGCAGTTAGGCGGGACATAAAGTGCCGCTTATTACTTTTATCGAGTCGAGCAAAGAGGCAAACACTTTCTCCCAGACAAAGGCACACACACTGAAGCACTAGAACAAAATAACACACATTCAACGATCCATAATCAATTGGGCACAGGCTGGCATCCTTGTCATCGTCCCTGAACACTTTCTAATCTCcataatttcattatttatgtgCGCGGCAAGGATTTATTTGAGCGACGTGCTGCGTTCCCCATTCTCACTcttcctctctctctcacttTAACCCTTGTCTATCTCTTTCAGTGGCTTTGCGGCCATCTCTTTCGTTCTTTTGTGAAGTGTGACGTacgaaaaatataattttccaAGTCACTGAATTATATTGACAGGATTAGGCAGGCCGTAAACTATAGTTGCCTCCCAGGAGGCAGACACTGCCATTTGCTTCTACGCATATTTTGGTTAATAATAATCTAGTTAGGCATCAATTGGATGGGCAGAATCAAGCCACTATCTCGCCCAgagaattaattaatttatattttgcaGGAGGACCGATCCGACATAAACGAAAatcagtatttttttaaagcacCAATGATTGATTTGTACGGAAACTCATTCCATATTTTCTTTCATATTTGCAGGATCCATTAGCAATATTGATGATGCCGAATACCATTGCAACAAGACGCAAGTGCGGAAGGTCATCTCGGGGGTGGTGGGCGCCGCCTCCTCGGTCACATCCATACAAGTGGCCAATTTATTGCGTTTATTTCGCATTCCCCAGGTGAGTTACTCTTCCCAAGTTGAAAGGAATATACGTGCATTCGAAGGTCAGACATGGCCAGGGGGGATAGATATTTTGCTGGCCAGCTTGGCCAACAAAAGTTTTCCGACTTTCGTAATTAAAATTTACCAAAAGCCGAATGAGAACACATGTAATAGTGGCCGACTATTAAGTGCCTGCACGTGCTACTGAATTAGTCGAGTCCTGCGAGCCAAGCAAGCAAAAAAATTGGACAAAGTGCAGCCGTTGCACATGAAAAATGTCTGAGACCAACAATAGCCTTTGGCAGGCATTGTGTTTTCCTCGTTGTGAGTGCACTCCAAGAAAATGGCAATAGCTAGCAGGAATTTTCCATTTCAAACCTCAAACGAAACCAATTAATTTCTCTCAGTGAGAGCACGAATCTCGTCTTTGACGTTGAAGGAGATTGAGTGGCCGGTGGTACTAGTACGTGAGCTTGAGGCCAAAAGTCAATACGCGACAATAACTAAGTAACCAACTGCCTGACTGCCGAAAGCACAACCCAATGTTACGCCATAAAACGCACACGCAGCGCCCAGGATCTAGGAAGGATCTGCTCCCAAAGGAGCAGCCATGCCAGAGTCCCCCACGAAAAGAGCTCATAAATCAGCCATAAACATTTGATTGCATTTTGTTTGTACGCGTTTGCCACTCGGCCTCGTATCCTAGTGCCGCAAAAGGACATTTTGCAACAAATTTTGTGGTTCTCTGCAATTGAAAAATGCGAATGTCAATAGGAGGTTAAGCTGGCAAAGGTATTTGGTAATCTTGAGAATcacaaaaatatcaaaattcaGGTTTATTATATGGgttgtatatatttaaaaaataattcaaactcaGTTTGCTTAACATTTCTCAAAAGTTACATGTCCTTGCCAAGCACTCAAAAGAAAAAGCCTCAAAACTTGGGCCTAATGAGACTTAATTAGAGAGCAAGCAGTTtctaaacattttatttaatttatactCCCCCTGGCAGAAAAGAGTCTCCTTTGCCAGAACCCAGTCCTTTTTCCAGTGCATCTATTTCCTTTTCCAGAATCTCATGTGTGGGAGTTAATTTGTGCGTGAAattggtttttgggttttagcTCGGTTGCTCCAGTTGCCCTTTTCCCATTTGCATTCCCAACAGCGCATTTTGCCAAGTAATACCATGCGCTTTTTTGTTCCTTCGGCTACATTGCAGCATTGTTTGCGGTTTCACCAAAACCAAGGGGAAGAAAAATATGAATGTAAAATCACAGTATAAAACATATGAAACGCAGGTCAGTGgctaaggaaaaaaaaggtttttgtTCTTTAATTTACGTAAAAATACGCTTTCAGGTAAAGCCATCATAGTCGAGTGTATTTCCCATGGAAATGCAAGAACGTTTCTGTCAGATTATGTTAGTTTTTTGCTTTATATCCAGGAaccatatttaatttttttccaggTATCCTACTTTTCTACCAGCCCGGAGCTTAGTAATAAACAGCGCTTTGAGTACTTTTCTCGCACAATTCCCTCGGATCACTACCAGGTTAAGGCCATGGTGGAGATTGTCAAGAGGATGGGATGGAGCTACGTGTCGATAATCTACGAGGAGAGTAATTATGGCATAAAGGTGATTACttgttataaataaatatgaattcAATTTGCATGTAATCCTTAAACGGTTACCCATAAAATTATTCCCCCTTTCAAAAGTGGCCAATACATATTTTACAAGAATGGTAACAAGAATAGCTACCTTCTAGTACCTTTCCGTTTTCACGAACATGTTTTTTATTGCCCCATTCACCATTGCTGTTGCAATTTTGGTTGTTATTTTTCTCTCAGGCTTTTGAGGAACTTGAGGAGCTACTGGCGCGCCATAACATTTGTATTGCCATCAAGGAGAAGCTCGTCAAGGATTCGGGAGTGGCTGAGGACATTGCGTACGATAATATCGTACAGAAATTGCTGACGAAGCCGCGAGCTCGAGGTAAGAGTAATGTAAACTTCAGACCATACAGGAACAACTGCGAGTGCCAGTTAAAATGCAATTCCCAGGGAAAATGTCAAACGAAGGCGTTTCGCAAATGCGAGCGGAAAAGCGCTCTCCTCCCAACGTTTCCCCCAAAAACCAGCCAAATAAATGCAGCTGTCGGGCGTGAACTGCGACaactttttcttatttttttttaaactgggttgTGCCACGGAAATTGcgcaaattaaatgaaaatatttaaagcatTCAGCGACCGCTGCCGTCTGCTGTTTGTGCCTTTGTCCCATCTGCTGCAACCGGAAATTAAAAAGTTCATTTTATCGGGGTTGAGTCCTCGGACGCAAATAATGCTAAGTTCTTTGCAAACAAGTTGAACGATAATCAACACAGAGTGTccgatattttttaaatatatatatatataaaatgcgAAACCCCTAAGGTTCGACTTTTGGACATGACAGAACCAATTTAAAAGTCAGTtagccaaaaaaaagtaattaaacagaaatattttatacacCCACAATCTGCGTCAATCATACGCCGTGTGGATTCGAAACGAAAcggtataaataaataataaatgtcaaTCAATTAAGCTTGAAACTTTTTAGACCTGCGTCAAAGAACATTGGCAGATATAAATCAACTGCCAGTTACAGAAGCCCTTTGCAAAAatatgtattaaaaataattaccGCCTAAACCTTTGCCGAATATCATTAATCAACAGTGTCGAGGAGGGGAGGAGGAGGCTGAGACTTCTCAAACGCCAATAAAAAGCACACGGGGGCCAACCAATAACAATTGACTTTTGTCTGGCaaacaatttttgatttaCATAAATGTGCCATCAAGAGTCGTAAAGCAGTCGAAACGCCCCAGCGACTACTTTTGGCAAATAAAAGGGAAAAAAGGGTTCCTCAGGCATCATTATTTATTGTGATTTGTGATTTGACGCCGTTTACTGGTGCCGGGCCATTCCATTTTTGCCCCCTTGTAACGATTAATCAATTTGACAAAGTATTTTCTTTGGCATCAGTTGTTTAATTTTGCATATCGAGGGTTCGGGTTGCGTTTGGGGTTTCAGTATGGGTATGGGTATATGGGTAGGGGTACGTTCTCGTGTTGGGTATCTGAAAAATGATGCTCTGGGTTTCCGTAACTGCGTCTGGTAACTGCCGTCGAGGGCAAACTTTATGCTTGTCCGGATCCCCACACATGTCGCTCGTTTTTGGAGCACAAATGACTGGGGCGGAGGGCACGAcatgtttttgctttttatcgTTGTTGTGTCAAGATTTTTTCGTAGCATTTTTAGCGAGTACGATGCCATTTTAGATCAGTTCGAGCACTGGAAGTTCGCAACTAAATCTGCATAAGCATTCCGGCAAGTTTGCCCTTAAATATAACATGATAGCACCAGGGTGCAACCAATTTATATATACCTACTTGTATATAGTAGAAGGCCTGTTGGGACAAAGAAGCCGTTGAAGTGAAAATCTATGGCAAACATGCTTCACTTCAAACAAGTATCGGAAAGTTTTCCTCTTGTTGTCGATGCTGCGTTTGATTAAGTTTCCTTTCGCTAAAGGCGAATCGATACCAAGACATGTTGAAGGGGAAAAAAATTATGGCTAAGACAAACGGGCAAGAGGCGGACAACGGTCTCCAGGGCGTGGCCGATATGAAGTGACAACTGCAGCTCACGTTTCCCTCTCGGAaatcttaagaagatccgGGCTCCTGGTCCGTAATAATAACGGCTGCCGACATCAGGAAAATCCTATCAAAGGAGGACATTGATGACAGCGGCAACAAAAGAATCATTTCATCAAAGAGCAAAGGACCTAAGCCCGAAGGATTCTGGCTTAAATTTTAGCTTTTGGCAATTAGCCACTgcattgaaatttatttaaaagtgcCTTTCTTAGTTTAAATTACAGCCAATTATAAAACTCAGCTAAGCTTTGAGGCAGAAAATTTaacttcaaaaattaaaaatttatgggattttacttttaatttagGATTAAAAGGCTTGTAACTTAATTATTCATACACGACCTCAATAAGTCAACTTTGTGTAAGTTTCAATAAGGCTTACTTAATTGGAGAGTAATAACCAAAACTTGATATAGTCTGGCGTTTGCCGATTGCTTCCATTTCAAGCACTAAGCCCCTTATCCTTTATTgaaagcaattaaaattaatttttggctCTTCTTCTTTTGTGTCGCCCTGTATCCCTTAATCCTTCGCCTCGCAGGAGCCATAATATTCGGCTCGGACCAGGAGGTGAGGCAAGTGATGCGGGCCGTGCGGCGGGCGAATGCAACTGGTTCCTTCTCCTGGATTGGATCGGATGGCTGGAGTGCCCGGAATCTGGTATCTGACGACTATGAGCCGGAGGTAAGTGAACTATGACCGGATCTATATCATCAGCTCGATGACGGGGCGGTTTCTGTCACCCGGAAATTATGAGCCTGAATGGGCGCACCAACTACGTTTTGATTAATGACTCGGATTTAGCCAACACACATACTAGCACACACGCGTCCATTCGCGAGGGCGTGACCATGTCGTAGGACACCcccaaaaatttataaatgatGGCGTAGGATATGGTACTTTCACCCCATTTTTTCCCATGATGAATTATGGcctaattgaaattaattgtgtgtgtgttggtgtgtggcTGGCTAATTAATTTGTGAAAACCTTTCATGGCAGAGATGAGCGCGTGCTAAGCGCGTAATACTCACGCCGCagttcaaattttttttaaactcattaagtatacgccacgTGCTCTCCGTGTGTCATCAACAGGTGGAAGGCACACTGTCTGTGCAGCCTCAGGCGAATCCTGTTCGTGGTTTCGAGGAATACTTTCTCGGTCTGACGGTGGAGAATAATCAACGTAATCCCTGGTTTGTCGGTAAGTAATGTGAACCCAAATCCCAAAGCCCAGTATATCAAATTGAATacttatttcatttttattgattttttcgTGCAGAATTCTGGGAAGACCATTTTCAGTGTCGTTATCCTGGCAGTACCAGTACTCCTTACAATAATTACACCAAGGAGTGCACCAAAAAAGAGAGACTTTCTCGACAAAACACCGACTTTGAGGATCAATTGCAGTTTGTAAGCGATGCTGTGATGGCTTTTGCTTATGCTTTGAGGTACTTACTAAATGGTAAATCTATTAGATATTCTTTTACCCTTTACTTCCTCATAGGGACATGCACCGAGATCTCTGTGGCGGAGGACCTTCTTTGTGCGAAGCCATGAAGCCAACCAAGGGAGCTGATTTACTGAAATACTTGCGAAAAGTGGAGTTCGAAGGTAGGATGGGGTAGAATTAATATAACCGGAATAGTGGGCTCCTTCAAGTATGCCAGACAAACTCAATATAGCGAACCAAGTTAAGTTCTTTGGCCTTGTTTCGTTCCTTCAGCGGGCAAGTGTTGCGCAAATAGTTTAAGTGGAAGTATCCTAGCCGCCCATCCTTGCAGTTGTGTGAACAGCCAAATACACAAGCAGTCTGGTACATATGTCTTGCCCCTAGAAGGCGCATTGGCCATGCTTTCGAGTGGAAAATTGACTTGCTTGTCATCGTCATTGAACTCGATttgaaattcaataaattatacagacagacggacagagtAAAGCCAAAGGCTTCTGACTGACGCAGATTGTCAATTTTCTGATACGGCACTAGCGGCAGAAGCGGCAGTGCCGGCTTTGCAGGCGTGAAACCATAAACCCATTTAACATCCCTTCCACTCGATCCTTCCGCACTTTCTCCACCGCAGGTCTCAGCGGCGATGAGTTCCGCTTTGATGGCAACGGCGACGGCCCGGCCCGCTACAATATTATCCACTTTAAGCAATCCCAGGCGGGCCAGTACCACTGGGTCAAGGTGGGCGAATATACCGAGGGCGAACTGCGACTCAATATGTCTGGTAAATAATAGAGATTTTGCCTTCCAAGACAAAGTGCTGCCAACTAGAGGAATGGATTTGTCTTCAATTTTAATTAGACTGCAAATATTTAAGTGTAAACAGAACGAAGACAATAATAATTCCACCATCTTGAAGCCATTGTTAGACAAAAGATGGCAGAGTTGGCAGCACCCTCTCCATGACACGGaatttgatttatattttattactgCCACTTCCACAGAGGTGAAGTTCAAGCGTCTGAGCCCAAAGCCCCCCGAATCCGTTTGCAGCCTGCCCTGTGAGCTGGGCCAGGCCAAGAAGTACGTCGAGGGTGAAAGCTGCTGCTGGCATTGCTTTAACTGCACAACCTATCAAGTAAGTGAGACATGGCGTCCCATCCGGCTCAGCTGGGCTCTAGCTTCAGCTcgagctccagctccagcctGTGGGGTAAATTTATTTGTAGGGCTTTCGACGCGATTGAAAAGCGGCGCTTCTGAGTGAATTATTCTGGAACTAACGCGTTATCTGCCATGGCAGGCAGAAAAATGGGGAATCGCAGGCAGAAACAATTAAGCTGTCCATACCGGAAGATTCtgcaattgaatttaaaacacGATGCCTTTGTGTTCCTACCCCTTCATGTACTGCTATTCATCAAGCGTTCTTTTGTGTCTTGTGCCCCCGTGTCCATTGCAGATCCGACACCCTGATGACGAGACCCACTGCAAGCTGTGCAAGCTAGGCACCCTGCCCGATGCCCACAAGCAGTACTGCCGACCCATCCCGGAAATATACCTCCGGCCGGAGTCCGCCTGGGCCATTGGAGCGATGGCGTTTAGTGCGACAGGCATTCTCATAACACTCTTTGTCATGGGCGTCTTCGTCAGGTGCGTAAAAAGCAAAGTGCAATCACTGTGAAAAATTACTTTAAGATAAAACAGTAAAACATTTATCAGTTTTAACCTTTGCCAACGAAAACTTTAGAGAATTTTAAAAGTGCATTCTTTGCCATGAAAGTGTGACCCCCACGGATATATGGGaaagcaattaaaaacttttagtttaaaaacctTGCAAAGTTATGCTACAATTTTGCGAAAAAGAGTCGTTAAAAATATGCTCTAATTGGGGAGAAAGATTCATGGGTGTATGGTCAAAGTTTGGAAGTTCATGCTGCTTCTATTTGCAGACACAACGACACGCCCATAGTTCGCGCATCGGGTCGGGAGCTGAGCTACATCCTTTTGGCCGGCATTTTCATGTGCTACGGTGTCACGTTTGCCCTGGTCCTGAAGCCCACCAACATAGTGTGTGCCATTCAGCGGTAAGTGCAGAAGTGCCATCCCAAATGACGACCTGTCACACAACAATGTCACTTTCCGCCTTCGACAGGTTCGGTGTGGGATTCTGCTTCACGGTCGTCTATGCTGCACTGTTGACCAAAACGAATCGCATCGCACGCATCTTCAAAGCCGGCAAACAATCCGCCAAACGGCCCTCATTCATTAGTCCCAAGTCCCAGCTGGTAATCTGTACGTGCCTGGTCAGTGTTCAGGTGAGTGTGTATGGCGGTGGAAGAGTGGGCGGT
Coding sequences:
- the LOC6495433 gene encoding metabotropic glutamate receptor 2 isoform X2 is translated as MKRVCHSKWFVQICVLLVLVVLPEWHRLRAESQVIGDIPPDEEEGVDENPFSYSHSLPHHQHNRNHRSNHNQEEHLHHRQHHHRRKHIRRHRQSHYEILHLEEQQQQLGKHWRQWVSHLPSPDYVNDGTMSHDTKHQSQSNSLSPQRVPESQIYGQFDLEDYQRYANIDLAAPRSGRHRGRHLPLNNNILQSGAALPTGKYLRSLPDSLSFPHDRLYATQPQRHWPVKREAIVEGDVILGGLMMVHSREDSITCGPIMPQGGIQALEAMLFTIDRINREQLLPNITLGAHILDDCDKDSYGLEMAVDFIKGSISNIDDAEYHCNKTQVRKVISGVVGAASSVTSIQVANLLRLFRIPQVSYFSTSPELSNKQRFEYFSRTIPSDHYQVKAMVEIVKRMGWSYVSIIYEESNYGIKAFEELEELLARHNICIAIKEKLVKDSGVAEDIAYDNIVQKLLTKPRARGAIIFGSDQEVRQVMRAVRRANATGSFSWIGSDGWSARNLVSDDYEPEVEGTLSVQPQANPVRGFEEYFLGLTVENNQRNPWFVEFWEDHFQCRYPGSTSTPYNNYTKECTKKERLSRQNTDFEDQLQFVSDAVMAFAYALRDMHRDLCGGGPSLCEAMKPTKGADLLKYLRKVEFEGLSGDEFRFDGNGDGPARYNIIHFKQSQAGQYHWVKVGEYTEGELRLNMSEVKFKRLSPKPPESVCSLPCELGQAKKYVEGESCCWHCFNCTTYQIRHPDDETHCKLCKLGTLPDAHKQYCRPIPEIYLRPESAWAIGAMAFSATGILITLFVMGVFVRHNDTPIVRASGRELSYILLAGIFMCYGVTFALVLKPTNIVCAIQRFGVGFCFTVVYAALLTKTNRIARIFKAGKQSAKRPSFISPKSQLVICTCLVSVQILINGVWMVIAPSHAMHHYPTREDNLLVCDSYIDASYMIAFFYPIVLIIICTVYAVLTRKIPEAFNESKHIGFTMYTTCVIWLAFVPLYFGTANHVPLRITSMSVTISLSASVTIACLFSPKLYIILIRPERNVRQSMMPPRYGNMHRTAGTGPSSMMAAAVVTAATCAQEEKIQKHITPTNTENSLKTKKLCEMATQTISSIITSLDINAYNQIPYADQYVPNNTTTATTTPTDKGGGNSLSNGNSNGNSNGNGSSNNSNGAGDEVVEKVVANNNKINQRQHGQAAVGFAIPTANNRIANTAATTTTATATTATATETAAPATTATMSAVITPTTDAGEATSAAVNRPPVLQTNL